The Lysobacter sp. genome includes a window with the following:
- a CDS encoding M28 family peptidase, producing the protein MKKNAGKPALYINFDVFGWGDTLWLMRRDAAHPLVAASHDAAQAQRMRIVAGDRYPPSDHIPFLKAGWPAVSYSLVGGDEIPGIIGMFEGRKPLRVPKAMKVIHTDNDTMAHIDDAAAAKGIDAVEAAIRAWDAQTQ; encoded by the coding sequence ATGAAAAAAAACGCCGGAAAGCCCGCGCTCTACATCAACTTCGACGTGTTCGGCTGGGGCGACACCCTATGGCTGATGCGCCGCGATGCCGCGCATCCGCTGGTCGCCGCCAGCCACGACGCTGCGCAGGCGCAGCGGATGCGGATCGTTGCCGGCGATCGCTATCCACCCAGCGACCACATCCCGTTTCTCAAGGCAGGTTGGCCGGCAGTCTCCTACTCGCTGGTCGGCGGCGACGAAATCCCGGGCATCATCGGCATGTTCGAGGGACGGAAGCCCCTGCGGGTGCCGAAAGCGATGAAGGTGATCCATACCGACAACGACACCATGGCGCATATCGACGATGCGGCGGCGGCGAAAGGCATCGATGCCGTGGAAGCCGCGATCCGCGCGTGGGACGCGCAGACGCAGTAA
- a CDS encoding response regulator transcription factor, translating into MTIRVFLLDDHALVRSGMRMMLSAETDIDVVGEADTGEIALPMIRKLMPDIVLCDLHLPGISGLEVTERIVKGDYGCKVVVVSVLEDGPIPKRLIEAGASGYVGKAGDAAELLRAVRDVARGKRFLANGVAQHLALAGIGGGASPFDSLSPRELEVAMLLAQGLRQEEIAKRLSLSAKTVNTHKARLFEKLEIQDSIALARLCSQYGLSDPARVV; encoded by the coding sequence ATGACGATCCGCGTATTCCTTCTCGACGATCACGCGCTGGTGCGCAGCGGCATGCGCATGATGCTCTCGGCCGAAACCGATATCGACGTGGTCGGCGAAGCCGACACCGGCGAGATCGCGCTGCCGATGATCCGCAAGCTCATGCCCGACATCGTGTTGTGCGACCTGCATCTGCCCGGCATCAGCGGCCTCGAAGTCACCGAGCGCATCGTCAAGGGCGACTATGGCTGCAAGGTCGTGGTGGTGTCGGTGCTGGAAGACGGACCGATTCCGAAACGATTGATCGAAGCCGGCGCGTCCGGCTATGTCGGCAAGGCCGGCGACGCGGCCGAGCTGTTGCGTGCGGTGCGCGATGTCGCTCGCGGCAAGCGCTTCCTGGCCAACGGTGTGGCCCAGCACTTGGCGCTGGCGGGTATCGGTGGCGGAGCGTCGCCGTTCGACAGCCTGTCGCCGCGCGAGTTGGAAGTGGCGATGCTGTTGGCGCAGGGCCTGCGTCAGGAAGAGATCGCGAAGCGGCTCAGCCTCAGCGCCAAGACCGTCAACACGCACAAGGCGCGTCTGTTCGAGAAACTGGAGATCCAGGACAGCATCGCGCTGGCCCGGCTGTGTTCGCAATACGGGTTGAGCGATCCCGCGCGCGTCGTGTGA
- a CDS encoding Mur ligase, with amino-acid sequence MGPQARDPVALAAWWMRANAAREALGWAATEPVVRVHRTATSLAFTAPADQLYTATEINEWAWCASVAFHDFHAPGHPSTHDTASALHTLQRFAAEERCPDAIALLDAARAHGVPALHDDDALSLGLGKHGRTWPIDALPSVGDVPWTTLGTIPAALVTGSNGKTTTVRLIAAMLRAQGLRTAHSCTDGLFVGGGASDAADVERLESGDYSGPTGARQLLRRTDVEAAVLETARGGLLRRGLALADADVAVVTNISADHFGEYGVHSVEDLAAVKLTVARAVAGERASGGWLVLNADDPLLRAQGPQTAPRIAWFAVDDQALPADAMALPRCATRDGRLLLDDGVETLDLGAIAAMPLTLGGRARHNIANIAAAALAAMLMGVYVETIRKVLAEFGRSHADNPGRLQHWAFAGIEIFLDYAHNPDGMTALLDIAQARRGDGRMALLLGQAGNRGDEQVRELAAVAARYAPDLVVVKDIDGYLRGREAGEVAQVIRDALLRHGLSESALPVRLREADAAREALAWARPGDVLVLPVHSLDAKTEVAGLLDALQASGWLPGQALPDAG; translated from the coding sequence ATGGGCCCGCAGGCGCGCGATCCGGTCGCCCTCGCGGCGTGGTGGATGCGCGCCAACGCGGCGCGCGAAGCGCTGGGCTGGGCGGCCACCGAACCGGTGGTGCGCGTGCACCGCACGGCGACGTCGCTGGCCTTCACCGCCCCTGCGGATCAGCTCTACACCGCGACCGAAATCAACGAATGGGCGTGGTGCGCCAGCGTGGCCTTCCACGACTTCCACGCGCCCGGGCATCCGTCCACGCACGACACCGCGTCCGCGCTGCATACCTTGCAGCGTTTCGCGGCGGAAGAGCGCTGCCCGGATGCGATCGCATTGCTCGATGCCGCGCGGGCGCACGGCGTGCCGGCGCTGCACGACGACGATGCCCTGAGCCTCGGCCTCGGTAAGCATGGGCGGACATGGCCGATCGACGCATTGCCGTCGGTGGGCGATGTGCCGTGGACGACGCTCGGCACGATTCCCGCCGCGCTGGTCACCGGTTCCAACGGCAAGACCACCACCGTGCGCCTGATCGCGGCGATGCTGCGTGCGCAAGGGCTGCGCACCGCGCATTCCTGCACCGACGGCCTGTTCGTCGGTGGCGGCGCGAGCGATGCCGCCGATGTCGAACGCCTCGAAAGCGGCGACTATTCCGGCCCGACCGGCGCGCGCCAACTGCTGCGACGCACCGACGTCGAAGCCGCCGTGCTCGAAACCGCGCGCGGTGGCCTGCTGCGCCGCGGCCTGGCGCTGGCCGACGCGGATGTCGCGGTCGTCACCAATATCAGCGCCGATCACTTCGGCGAATACGGCGTGCATTCGGTCGAGGATCTGGCTGCGGTCAAGCTCACGGTGGCGCGCGCAGTCGCAGGCGAGCGCGCATCCGGCGGTTGGCTGGTGCTGAATGCGGACGATCCGCTGCTCCGCGCGCAGGGACCGCAGACGGCGCCGCGCATTGCGTGGTTCGCGGTCGACGATCAAGCGTTACCGGCGGATGCGATGGCGCTGCCGCGCTGCGCAACGCGCGATGGCCGCCTGTTGCTGGACGATGGCGTCGAAACGCTCGATCTCGGCGCCATCGCCGCGATGCCGCTGACGCTCGGCGGTCGCGCTCGCCACAACATCGCGAACATCGCTGCGGCTGCGCTCGCAGCGATGCTGATGGGCGTGTACGTGGAGACGATCCGCAAGGTGCTCGCGGAGTTCGGCCGCAGCCATGCCGACAACCCCGGCCGCCTGCAGCACTGGGCGTTCGCGGGCATCGAAATATTCCTCGACTACGCCCACAACCCCGATGGCATGACGGCGCTGCTCGACATCGCACAGGCGCGACGCGGCGATGGGCGGATGGCGCTGTTGCTCGGCCAGGCCGGCAATCGCGGCGACGAACAGGTGCGGGAATTGGCGGCGGTCGCCGCGCGTTACGCGCCGGATCTCGTGGTGGTGAAGGATATCGACGGCTACCTGCGCGGGCGCGAAGCAGGCGAGGTCGCGCAGGTCATCCGCGATGCATTGCTGCGACACGGCCTGTCCGAATCCGCGCTGCCGGTGCGCCTGCGCGAAGCCGATGCCGCGCGCGAAGCCCTGGCCTGGGCGCGGCCGGGCGATGTGCTGGTGCTGCCGGTGCACAGTCTCGACGCGAAAACCGAAGTCGCGGGTCTGCTGGATGCGCTGCAGGCGAGCGGCTGGCTGCCGGGACAGGCATTGCCCGACGCCGGCTGA
- a CDS encoding cyanophycinase encodes MCPSKVPDGEERGWIIPIGGAEEKENDRAILARFVELCGGADADIVVIPTASRLNATGPRYVEIFNSLGVAKVTVMDFDTRRDADEPRRVERINEATGVFFTGGNQLRLGTLLGGTAVAKAIRICNASGMHVAGTSAGAAFLSEHMIAFGEEGPTPIAGMVRLAPGLGLTNRFVIDQHFRQRDRLGRLTAALAFNPFAIGIGLDEDTAAFISPDNTVEVLGSGGVTVVDAAGLQFSSMAQVNEGEPVCLLGLSFHILVAGATFNLHTRKASAGALLRPKE; translated from the coding sequence ATGTGTCCCAGTAAAGTCCCCGACGGGGAAGAACGCGGTTGGATCATTCCGATCGGTGGCGCCGAAGAAAAAGAGAACGACCGCGCGATCCTCGCCCGTTTCGTCGAACTCTGCGGCGGTGCCGATGCCGATATCGTGGTGATACCCACGGCGAGCCGGCTCAATGCGACCGGTCCACGCTATGTCGAGATCTTCAACAGCCTCGGCGTCGCCAAGGTCACGGTGATGGATTTCGATACCCGTCGCGATGCCGACGAGCCGCGCCGGGTCGAGCGCATCAACGAAGCGACCGGCGTGTTCTTCACCGGCGGCAATCAGCTGCGGCTCGGGACCCTGCTCGGCGGTACTGCAGTGGCGAAGGCGATCCGGATCTGCAACGCAAGCGGCATGCACGTGGCCGGCACCAGCGCCGGTGCGGCGTTTCTGAGCGAACACATGATTGCGTTCGGCGAAGAGGGCCCGACCCCGATCGCCGGCATGGTGCGCTTGGCGCCGGGTCTCGGCCTGACCAACCGGTTCGTGATCGACCAGCATTTCCGCCAGCGCGACCGTCTAGGCCGGCTGACCGCAGCGCTGGCCTTCAATCCGTTCGCGATCGGCATCGGTCTGGACGAAGACACCGCCGCCTTCATCTCACCGGACAACACGGTGGAAGTGCTGGGCAGTGGCGGGGTGACGGTGGTCGATGCCGCCGGGCTGCAGTTCTCATCGATGGCCCAGGTCAACGAGGGCGAACCGGTCTGCCTGCTGGGCCTGAGCTTCCACATCCTCGTCGCCGGTGCTACGTTCAACCTGCACACGCGCAAGGCTTCGGCAGGCGCGCTGCTCAGGCCCAAGGAATAA
- the rne gene encoding ribonuclease E — protein MKRMLINATQAEELRVAIVDGQTLYDIDIERPSKEQKKSNIYKGRITRLEPSLEAAFVEYGGEKHGFLPLKEISRDYFQAGVDHHKAGIKELLREGQEIVVQVDKEERGNKGAALTTFISLAGRYMVLMPNSPTAGGVSRRIEGDDRAALKAAMDVLAIPDEMGVIIRTAGVGRDAEELQWDLDYLLSVWKAIAEAALKKPSPFLIYQESRLIIRALRDYMRADIGEILVDTPEMYEEAKEFVEQVMPQNLRKLKTYTDDTPLFNRFQIESQIENAYERSVRLPSGGSLVIDQTEALTAVDVNSSRATKGGDIEETAFNTNLEAADEVARQMRLRDLGGLVVIDFIDMASNKHQRDVENRLAQALKHDRARVQLGRISKFGLMEMSRQRLRPSLGESSQLVCPRCDGHGRMRSIESLSLSIIRLTEEHAMKDNTGQVLVQVPVEIANYLLNEKRRALSEIEKRHDSPIVIVADESLHTPHYEVTRIRENELTEETSKPSYQRGTPRKLATIALTKANLNVPAAPAVTNVKPARPAPMREDREEREEAPRAAAVQAQPQQASVPAPAFAQPTPAAKPGGFMGWLKGLFGSEPSPAPAPSRPQSGSQQGRDRNERPDRNGSPRRDQRRDERGPKGQRDQRRDERRDDQRRNAPQGQAPKPQQGEPRQPQAPRQQQPQQQKQGQPRPPQNPPQPPSPQPQPQQQLPKAANPDKPRREERAVAAAAEAPKPQALPPIEAIALQPVVPLTTAAMLSTGEIDTAATTTDDAQMGDQEFAADGGDDAAQDGSSRRRRGRRGGRRRRRGNGEGAVAGEVMADDALTSDEPQSAVDRNQPEFDFDDLPVAERAPVVATAPVAVEVAPPAPAAETSMAPAPARIEAEPVIETVPVERTIAAIEPAPAELAAVETAAIQTDTVETSIAETAPVVPHAAEIIDAPAAEAVPVAAVPVEAPVVEFVSAPAATPVAEPAVIVAAPEVAAELANDIAAPQYGIGLQLFDPLPDATVAVSGTDDASSDDTDSLKA, from the coding sequence ATGAAACGCATGCTGATCAATGCGACGCAGGCAGAAGAACTGCGCGTCGCGATCGTCGACGGCCAGACGCTTTACGACATCGATATCGAACGGCCGTCCAAGGAACAGAAGAAGTCCAACATCTACAAAGGCCGGATCACCCGGCTCGAACCGTCGCTGGAAGCGGCCTTCGTCGAATACGGCGGGGAAAAGCACGGCTTCCTGCCTTTGAAGGAAATTTCGCGCGACTACTTCCAGGCCGGTGTGGACCATCACAAGGCCGGCATCAAGGAACTCCTGCGCGAAGGCCAGGAAATCGTCGTCCAGGTCGACAAGGAAGAGCGCGGCAACAAGGGCGCGGCGCTGACCACGTTCATTTCGCTGGCCGGCCGTTACATGGTGCTGATGCCGAACTCGCCCACCGCCGGTGGCGTCTCGCGCCGGATCGAAGGCGACGACCGCGCCGCATTGAAGGCGGCGATGGATGTGCTCGCGATTCCCGATGAAATGGGCGTCATCATCCGCACCGCAGGCGTCGGTCGCGATGCCGAAGAGCTGCAGTGGGATCTCGACTACCTGCTCAGCGTCTGGAAAGCCATCGCCGAAGCCGCGCTGAAGAAACCGTCTCCGTTCCTGATCTACCAGGAATCGCGCCTGATCATCCGCGCGCTGCGCGACTACATGCGCGCCGATATCGGCGAGATCCTGGTCGACACGCCGGAGATGTACGAAGAAGCGAAAGAGTTCGTCGAGCAGGTGATGCCGCAGAACCTGCGCAAGCTCAAGACGTACACCGACGACACCCCGCTGTTCAACCGCTTCCAGATCGAATCGCAGATCGAGAACGCCTACGAGCGCTCGGTCCGCCTGCCTTCCGGCGGTTCGCTGGTGATCGATCAGACCGAAGCGCTGACCGCTGTCGACGTGAACTCCTCGCGCGCCACCAAGGGCGGCGACATCGAGGAGACCGCGTTCAACACCAACCTCGAAGCGGCGGATGAAGTCGCGCGCCAGATGCGTCTGCGCGATCTGGGCGGTCTGGTCGTGATCGACTTCATCGACATGGCGTCGAACAAGCACCAGCGCGACGTCGAAAACCGCCTCGCCCAGGCGCTGAAGCACGACCGCGCCCGCGTCCAGCTCGGCCGCATTTCCAAGTTCGGCCTGATGGAGATGTCACGCCAGCGCCTGCGCCCGAGCCTCGGCGAATCCAGCCAGCTCGTCTGCCCGCGCTGCGACGGTCATGGCCGCATGCGCAGCATCGAATCGCTGTCGCTGTCGATCATCCGGCTCACCGAAGAGCACGCGATGAAGGACAACACCGGCCAGGTGCTGGTACAGGTCCCGGTGGAGATCGCCAACTATCTGCTCAATGAAAAGCGCCGCGCACTGAGCGAGATCGAGAAGCGCCACGACTCGCCGATCGTGATCGTCGCCGACGAATCGCTGCACACGCCGCATTACGAAGTCACCCGCATCCGCGAGAACGAGCTGACCGAAGAGACTTCGAAGCCGAGCTACCAGCGCGGCACGCCGCGCAAGCTGGCGACGATCGCGCTGACGAAGGCGAACCTCAATGTGCCTGCAGCGCCGGCCGTGACCAACGTCAAACCGGCGCGTCCCGCACCGATGCGCGAAGACCGGGAGGAGCGCGAGGAAGCGCCCCGCGCAGCCGCAGTGCAAGCGCAGCCGCAACAGGCGTCGGTCCCCGCACCTGCGTTCGCGCAGCCCACCCCGGCCGCCAAGCCCGGTGGCTTCATGGGTTGGTTGAAAGGTCTGTTCGGCAGTGAGCCATCGCCCGCTCCGGCCCCCAGCCGTCCGCAGTCCGGTTCTCAGCAGGGTCGCGATCGCAACGAACGTCCGGACCGCAACGGTAGTCCGCGTCGCGATCAGCGCCGGGATGAGCGTGGTCCAAAAGGCCAGCGCGATCAGCGCCGGGATGAGCGCCGCGACGATCAGCGGCGCAACGCGCCACAGGGCCAGGCACCGAAGCCGCAGCAAGGCGAACCGCGCCAGCCGCAAGCGCCACGTCAGCAGCAGCCGCAGCAGCAGAAACAAGGGCAGCCGCGGCCACCTCAAAACCCGCCTCAACCGCCATCGCCGCAGCCGCAGCCGCAACAACAGCTGCCCAAAGCCGCGAATCCCGACAAACCCCGTCGCGAAGAGCGTGCGGTGGCCGCTGCGGCCGAAGCGCCGAAGCCACAGGCACTGCCGCCGATCGAAGCGATTGCGCTGCAGCCGGTCGTACCGTTGACGACTGCAGCAATGTTGTCGACCGGTGAGATCGATACCGCAGCGACGACGACCGATGATGCGCAGATGGGCGATCAGGAATTCGCAGCCGACGGCGGCGATGACGCCGCACAGGACGGCAGCAGCCGTCGTCGTCGCGGTCGTCGTGGCGGTCGCCGTCGTCGTCGTGGCAATGGCGAAGGCGCCGTTGCCGGCGAAGTCATGGCCGACGATGCGTTGACCAGCGACGAGCCCCAGTCCGCCGTCGATCGCAATCAGCCCGAGTTCGATTTCGACGATCTGCCTGTCGCGGAGCGCGCGCCTGTCGTCGCCACTGCACCCGTTGCCGTCGAAGTCGCACCGCCTGCGCCTGCAGCCGAGACGTCGATGGCGCCCGCGCCCGCGCGGATCGAAGCAGAGCCCGTGATCGAAACCGTACCGGTCGAGCGCACCATCGCCGCCATTGAGCCTGCCCCCGCAGAACTGGCCGCTGTCGAGACAGCCGCAATCCAGACGGATACTGTCGAAACAAGCATTGCCGAGACGGCACCTGTCGTGCCCCACGCCGCCGAAATCATCGACGCACCCGCTGCCGAAGCGGTTCCGGTCGCGGCGGTCCCCGTGGAAGCACCGGTCGTGGAATTCGTTTCTGCGCCAGCTGCGACACCCGTTGCGGAGCCTGCGGTGATCGTCGCTGCGCCGGAAGTCGCGGCAGAACTCGCCAACGACATCGCGGCGCCGCAGTACGGTATCGGTCTGCAGTTGTTCGATCCTTTACCGGATGCCACGGTGGCGGTTTCCGGCACCGACGACGCCTCCAGCGACGACACCGACAGCCTCAAAGCTTGA
- the cphA gene encoding cyanophycin synthetase: MRILDRSVFVGPSLYAHFPVIRLELDLERLEAWPTGKLGPAFVDALVEALPGLAEHGCSYRTPGGLIRRMKEGEGTWLGHVLEHVAIELQNMAGEDVTFGKTRSIDDRPGVYSVVYEYAQREEGIEAGELALKLLRSLLPPELRSADAVPDDWNWPDARDTFIRYAQRRALGPSTMSLVKAAEDRNIPWLRLNEQSLVQLGHGKYQQRIQATVTGKTSHIAVELASDKEETNKILGSLGLPVPRQELVQSEGAARRAARKIGFPVVTKPYNGNHGRGISIRLRTDEEVVEGFLKAKEISRSVIVETYLEGDDHRLLVVNGELVAATRRTPGHVVGDGQHSVRELVDIVNQDPRRGVGHEKVLTRIELDAQAEMMMAREDVTADSVPEAGRIIYLRSTANLSTGGTATDVTDIIHPDNREMAVRAIKAIGLDVGGVDFLSTNIAESYKNIGGGICEVNAAPGFRMHVSPSEGKSRDAAGPVIDMLFPQGTPSRVPIAAITGTNGKTTTSRMLAHIAKMTGFTPGLTTTDGVYIDGQRTVEGDMTGPVSARMVLADPQIDFAVLETARGGLLRAGMGVPKVDVGAVLNVQSDHLGMKGIDTLEQLAEVKRIVIEVAEDCAVLNADDPNVLKMGGYTDAKVLCYVTLNPSHGLVREHIRAGGRACALEAGVNGQMITLYDKGSHIPLLWTHLIPATLEGKALHNVQNAMFAAAMAFSMGIKLDAIRQGLRTFDSTFFQAPGRMNVFNEHPFKVLFDYGHNAHAVAAMADLAQRLEVTGRRIVVVAGPGDRRDEDLREIAKAVAGGFDHYICRRDDGLRGRAPDEVPKLIAATLREQGVADHQISIIPDEQDAIDAGLRMAQAGDVLLVFADTLVRSWKQIIKFKPEGVAEKVAVVAAANVDAEETTEPHFSPEQWEGVSRDERGIFISRESDD, encoded by the coding sequence ATGCGCATTCTCGATCGTTCGGTATTCGTCGGCCCCTCGCTGTATGCGCATTTTCCGGTGATCCGGCTGGAGCTGGACCTGGAACGGCTGGAAGCCTGGCCGACCGGAAAGCTCGGCCCGGCCTTCGTCGATGCGCTGGTGGAAGCGCTGCCGGGGCTGGCCGAACACGGCTGCTCCTACCGCACCCCGGGTGGTTTGATCCGGCGGATGAAGGAAGGCGAGGGCACCTGGCTGGGCCACGTGCTGGAACACGTCGCGATCGAACTGCAGAACATGGCCGGCGAAGACGTGACCTTCGGGAAAACCCGCAGCATCGACGACCGCCCCGGCGTGTACTCGGTGGTCTACGAATACGCGCAGCGCGAGGAGGGCATCGAAGCCGGCGAACTGGCGCTGAAACTGCTGCGCTCGCTGCTGCCGCCGGAACTGCGTTCGGCCGATGCGGTACCCGACGACTGGAACTGGCCCGACGCGCGCGACACCTTCATCCGTTACGCCCAGCGCCGTGCGCTGGGGCCGTCGACGATGTCGCTGGTCAAGGCCGCCGAAGACCGCAATATCCCGTGGCTGCGCTTGAACGAACAGTCGCTGGTGCAGTTGGGCCACGGCAAATACCAGCAGCGCATCCAGGCGACGGTGACCGGCAAGACCTCGCACATCGCGGTGGAGCTGGCCAGCGACAAGGAAGAAACCAACAAGATCCTCGGCTCGCTCGGACTGCCGGTGCCGCGCCAGGAACTGGTGCAGAGCGAAGGCGCCGCGCGCCGCGCCGCGCGCAAGATCGGCTTCCCGGTGGTCACCAAACCGTACAACGGCAATCACGGCCGCGGCATTTCGATCCGCCTCCGCACCGATGAGGAAGTGGTCGAAGGCTTCCTGAAGGCGAAGGAGATTTCGCGTTCGGTCATCGTCGAGACCTATCTCGAGGGCGACGATCACCGGCTGCTGGTGGTCAACGGCGAGCTGGTCGCCGCGACCCGGCGCACGCCGGGGCATGTGGTCGGCGACGGCCAGCACTCCGTGCGCGAACTGGTCGATATCGTCAATCAGGATCCGCGTCGCGGCGTCGGCCACGAGAAGGTGCTGACCCGCATCGAACTCGACGCGCAGGCCGAAATGATGATGGCGCGCGAAGACGTGACCGCCGACAGCGTGCCCGAAGCCGGCCGCATCATCTATCTGCGTTCCACCGCCAATCTGTCGACCGGCGGCACCGCGACCGACGTGACCGACATCATCCATCCCGACAACCGCGAAATGGCGGTGCGTGCGATCAAGGCGATCGGTCTGGACGTGGGCGGCGTCGATTTCCTCAGTACCAACATCGCCGAGAGTTACAAGAACATCGGCGGCGGCATCTGCGAAGTGAATGCCGCGCCGGGGTTCCGCATGCACGTGTCGCCGAGCGAAGGCAAGTCGCGCGATGCCGCCGGCCCGGTGATCGACATGCTGTTCCCGCAGGGCACGCCGTCGCGCGTGCCGATCGCGGCGATCACCGGCACCAACGGCAAGACCACCACCTCGCGCATGCTCGCGCACATCGCCAAGATGACCGGCTTCACGCCGGGCCTCACCACCACCGATGGCGTGTACATCGATGGCCAGCGTACGGTCGAAGGCGATATGACCGGGCCGGTGTCGGCGCGCATGGTGCTGGCCGATCCGCAGATCGATTTCGCGGTGCTGGAAACCGCGCGCGGCGGCCTGCTGCGTGCCGGCATGGGCGTACCGAAGGTCGACGTGGGCGCGGTGCTCAACGTGCAGTCCGATCATCTCGGCATGAAAGGGATCGACACGCTGGAGCAGTTGGCCGAGGTCAAACGCATCGTCATCGAAGTGGCCGAAGACTGCGCGGTGCTCAACGCCGACGACCCGAACGTGCTGAAGATGGGCGGCTACACCGACGCCAAAGTGCTTTGCTACGTCACGCTCAATCCTTCGCACGGGCTGGTCCGCGAACACATCCGCGCGGGAGGCCGTGCCTGTGCGCTCGAAGCGGGCGTCAACGGCCAGATGATCACGCTGTACGACAAGGGCAGCCATATCCCGCTGCTGTGGACGCACCTGATTCCGGCGACGCTGGAAGGCAAGGCGCTGCACAACGTGCAGAACGCGATGTTCGCGGCGGCGATGGCCTTTTCGATGGGGATCAAGCTCGATGCGATCCGCCAGGGCCTGCGCACCTTCGACAGCACGTTCTTCCAGGCACCGGGCCGGATGAACGTGTTCAACGAGCATCCGTTCAAGGTGCTGTTCGACTATGGCCACAACGCGCACGCGGTCGCGGCGATGGCCGATCTCGCCCAGCGGCTCGAAGTGACCGGTCGCCGGATCGTGGTGGTCGCCGGTCCCGGCGATCGTCGCGATGAAGACCTGCGCGAGATCGCCAAGGCCGTGGCCGGCGGTTTTGATCACTACATCTGTCGCCGCGACGACGGTCTGCGCGGGCGCGCGCCGGACGAAGTGCCGAAGCTGATCGCCGCGACCCTGCGCGAACAGGGTGTCGCCGATCACCAGATCAGCATCATCCCCGACGAACAGGACGCGATCGACGCCGGATTGCGCATGGCCCAGGCCGGCGACGTGCTGCTGGTCTTCGCCGATACGCTGGTGCGCTCATGGAAGCAGATCATCAAGTTCAAGCCCGAGGGCGTGGCCGAGAAAGTGGCGGTCGTCGCTGCGGCGAACGTCGATGCGGAGGAGACGACGGAGCCGCACTTCTCGCCCGAACAGTGGGAAGGCGTGAGCCGCGACGAGCGCGGCATCTTCATCTCGCGGGAGAGCGACGACTGA
- a CDS encoding RluA family pseudouridine synthase, whose amino-acid sequence MTEPAHSPPPAGKVRLVRIDEDRADQRLDNFLFGQLKGAPRSLIYKIIRSGQVRVNGGRAKAETRLEDGDEVRIPPVRLAEPGEKGTPARGLLDAMAASIVFEDARLLAINKPTGVASHGGSGISFGVIETLRALRPKETLELVHRLDRDTSGLMIIAKKRSALLELQALMRESDADDGRGIAKRYLTLLVGRMPDGTMSVDAPLHIGLRQGGERHVQVHAGGKASLSHFRVLERRGGHSYCEVRIETGRTHQIRVHAQHIGHPVAGDDKYGDPEVNKRLREQLGLKRLFLHAASLEFALDGGRVPYALDAPLATELVDALDRLG is encoded by the coding sequence ATGACTGAACCAGCGCATTCCCCACCACCGGCGGGCAAGGTCCGCCTTGTCCGTATCGACGAGGACCGGGCCGACCAGCGGCTGGACAATTTCCTGTTCGGTCAGCTCAAGGGCGCACCCAGGTCATTGATTTACAAGATCATCCGCAGTGGTCAGGTGCGCGTGAACGGCGGTCGGGCCAAGGCCGAAACCCGGTTGGAGGACGGCGACGAGGTACGGATTCCACCAGTGCGGTTGGCCGAGCCGGGCGAAAAGGGCACGCCGGCGCGCGGCCTGCTGGATGCCATGGCCGCCAGTATCGTGTTCGAGGACGCCCGGCTTCTGGCGATCAACAAGCCGACCGGCGTCGCCAGCCACGGCGGCAGCGGGATCAGTTTCGGCGTGATCGAGACCCTTCGCGCCCTGCGCCCGAAGGAAACGCTGGAGCTGGTCCACCGGCTGGATCGCGATACTTCCGGTCTGATGATCATCGCCAAGAAGCGTTCGGCCCTGCTCGAGCTGCAGGCGCTGATGCGCGAAAGCGATGCCGACGACGGCCGCGGGATCGCCAAACGCTATCTGACCCTGCTGGTCGGACGGATGCCCGACGGCACCATGAGCGTCGACGCGCCGCTGCATATCGGCCTGCGCCAGGGCGGCGAGCGCCATGTCCAGGTCCACGCTGGCGGCAAGGCTTCGCTCAGTCATTTCCGGGTACTGGAGCGTCGCGGCGGACATTCCTATTGCGAAGTGCGGATCGAGACCGGCCGGACCCATCAGATCCGCGTCCACGCGCAGCACATCGGCCATCCGGTTGCGGGCGACGACAAATACGGCGACCCGGAAGTCAACAAACGCCTGCGCGAACAGCTCGGCCTGAAGCGGCTGTTCCTGCATGCCGCATCGCTGGAATTCGCATTGGACGGCGGTCGCGTGCCGTATGCGCTGGACGCGCCGTTGGCGACGGAGCTGGTGGATGCGTTGGATCGGTTGGGGTGA